From the genome of Ignavibacteriales bacterium, one region includes:
- a CDS encoding biotin--[acetyl-CoA-carboxylase] ligase, which yields MFNIENFDIKLNTEFIGRTFVYAEELSSTNTFLMDKQSGYNQNGTVVLAEKQTSGKGRKDRVWYSAPDSNLTFSILLTKDKFLANNSSLINFAASLSIATSIENLFQLKTELKWPNDVLIDGKKTSGILIESSSQGNKIERFVIGLGINVNQISFQGTFNYPPTSIRIELGRSVDRERLLAEILNNFEMLLDKLKKNKIEVIHDWKEKCKMIGEKISIVENDVEKFGIFYDIDEEGYLLLKTRDGIEKIHYGDVSLG from the coding sequence TTGTTCAATATAGAAAACTTTGACATAAAACTTAATACAGAATTTATCGGAAGAACTTTTGTCTATGCAGAAGAGCTATCCTCCACAAACACATTTTTAATGGATAAACAAAGCGGATATAATCAAAACGGAACGGTTGTGCTTGCCGAAAAACAAACTAGTGGAAAAGGAAGAAAAGACCGTGTTTGGTACAGCGCCCCAGATTCAAATCTTACTTTTTCCATTCTATTAACTAAAGATAAATTTTTAGCAAATAATTCCAGTCTTATAAATTTTGCTGCTTCACTTTCGATTGCCACATCGATTGAAAATTTATTTCAATTAAAAACTGAACTCAAATGGCCGAACGATGTTTTGATAGACGGCAAAAAAACATCCGGTATATTGATTGAGTCTTCTTCTCAAGGTAATAAAATTGAACGATTTGTAATAGGTCTTGGAATAAATGTAAATCAAATATCGTTTCAAGGAACGTTTAATTATCCTCCTACTTCAATCCGAATCGAACTTGGACGAAGTGTTGATCGAGAAAGACTTCTGGCAGAAATATTAAATAATTTTGAAATGCTTTTAGACAAACTAAAGAAGAATAAAATAGAAGTTATTCACGATTGGAAAGAAAAGTGTAAAATGATTGGTGAAAAAATATCTATCGTTGAGAATGATGTAGAAAAGTTTGGAATATTTTACGACATTGATGAAGAAGGTTATTTACTTCTGAAAACCAGGGATGGAATTGAAAAAATTCATTATGGAGATGTTAGTCTGGGTTAA
- the tsaB gene encoding tRNA (adenosine(37)-N6)-threonylcarbamoyltransferase complex dimerization subunit type 1 TsaB, producing the protein MNNIFPLLAIETSDSVCGVCVYFNDEKYFSTKLVLKHSHAEKLFELINSVLKMASINQSDLKTIAVSSGPGSFTGLRIGMSSAKGIAQSISIPIIPVPTFEALAYQISRILPEKSSFIIANKVGRDELYFAKFQIKGNNYIFMEELKIVPRSEFDLLINDIPVFGNATSVHSENSHLLKNLSSPDPEFVARWAANFGVDKKITDFDFLEPNYMKEFIVKEKKHD; encoded by the coding sequence ATGAATAATATCTTTCCTTTATTAGCAATTGAAACCTCAGACAGTGTTTGCGGTGTGTGTGTTTATTTTAATGATGAAAAATATTTCTCAACAAAACTCGTTTTAAAACACTCACATGCCGAAAAACTTTTTGAACTAATTAATTCAGTTCTGAAAATGGCATCTATCAATCAATCCGATCTTAAAACTATTGCCGTCTCAAGTGGACCAGGATCTTTTACCGGACTACGGATTGGAATGTCTTCTGCTAAGGGAATCGCTCAATCGATTTCAATTCCAATTATACCTGTTCCAACATTTGAAGCTTTAGCCTATCAAATTTCAAGAATATTACCTGAAAAATCTTCTTTTATTATAGCAAATAAAGTTGGTAGGGATGAATTATATTTTGCAAAGTTTCAAATTAAGGGTAATAATTATATATTTATGGAAGAGTTAAAAATTGTACCTCGTTCAGAGTTTGATTTGCTTATTAACGATATTCCTGTTTTTGGGAATGCTACTAGTGTTCACTCTGAAAATAGTCATTTACTCAAGAATCTTTCTTCACCTGATCCGGAATTTGTTGCCAGATGGGCTGCTAATTTTGGAGTGGATAAAAAGATTACAGATTTTGATTTTCTCGAACCAAATTATATGAAAGAATTTATTGTTAAGGAGAAAAAACATGATTAG
- a CDS encoding response regulator produces the protein MDRKKILWVDDEIELLRSHIIFLSEKGYEVDTVTNGEDAISSVKENLYDLIFLDEMMAGMGGLETLAQIKNIRSSIPVVMITKSEEETLMNEAIGGKISDYLTKPVNPSQVLLVCKKILEGKKISGQYAAKDYLQDFNQITQALSSNLDFTEWIHIYQKLVNWSIELDQHREIGLEQSLNEQFKEANKEFSKFVERNYRPWLDENKSSDVPNLTPQITEKYVLNHLRDEGKSVFYFVLDCLRLDQWLVMEKHLTDLFKIEKDYYYSILPTATPYARNALFAGLYPSEIEKHYPNLWISGNDDESSMNKYEKELLQLLLDRKRIKLRNDLKYIKIIDPEVGRNFEQNIHSYQNTHLTAVVVNFLDMIAHGRSDSDILKEIAPDESAYRSLTNSWFSHSSLLNIFTTLSKMKNVKIVITTDHGSIRSLRGAKVLGDREASTNLRFKYGRNLKVDEKHAIFVRNASDYKLPKRGVTINYIIAKEDYYFVYPTDYHKFLTHYKDTFQHGGISMEEMILPIITMEPK, from the coding sequence TTGGATAGAAAAAAAATTCTTTGGGTAGATGACGAAATAGAACTTTTAAGATCTCATATTATTTTTCTTTCCGAAAAAGGATATGAGGTTGATACTGTTACGAATGGTGAAGATGCAATTTCATCAGTTAAAGAAAATTTATATGATTTGATTTTTCTTGATGAGATGATGGCAGGAATGGGCGGACTTGAAACACTTGCCCAAATAAAAAATATCCGTAGTTCAATTCCGGTTGTAATGATTACAAAATCAGAAGAAGAAACTTTGATGAACGAGGCAATCGGGGGAAAAATTTCTGATTATTTAACAAAGCCGGTTAACCCAAGCCAGGTTTTACTTGTCTGCAAAAAAATTCTGGAAGGTAAAAAAATATCCGGGCAATATGCTGCCAAAGATTATTTGCAGGATTTTAATCAAATTACACAAGCATTAAGTTCTAATCTTGATTTTACGGAATGGATTCATATTTACCAAAAATTGGTTAATTGGTCTATAGAACTTGATCAGCATCGAGAGATTGGTTTAGAGCAGTCGCTTAACGAGCAATTTAAAGAGGCGAACAAAGAGTTCTCAAAATTTGTTGAAAGAAATTATAGACCATGGCTTGATGAAAATAAAAGTTCAGACGTTCCGAATCTTACACCTCAGATAACAGAAAAATATGTTTTGAATCATTTGCGTGATGAAGGTAAATCAGTTTTTTATTTTGTATTAGATTGTCTTCGCCTAGATCAATGGTTAGTGATGGAAAAACATCTTACCGATTTATTTAAAATTGAAAAGGATTATTATTATTCAATCCTTCCAACTGCAACACCGTATGCAAGAAACGCATTGTTTGCTGGATTATATCCTTCCGAAATTGAAAAACATTATCCAAATTTATGGATATCTGGTAACGATGATGAAAGCAGCATGAATAAATATGAAAAAGAGTTATTGCAGCTTTTACTTGATCGGAAAAGAATTAAACTTCGTAATGATCTAAAGTATATAAAAATTATTGATCCTGAAGTTGGTAGAAATTTTGAACAGAATATTCACTCATATCAAAATACTCATCTTACCGCAGTTGTTGTTAATTTTTTAGATATGATTGCTCATGGAAGATCTGACTCGGATATCCTAAAAGAAATTGCTCCTGATGAATCCGCTTACAGATCTCTAACTAATAGCTGGTTTAGTCATTCCTCACTGCTTAATATTTTTACAACACTTTCTAAAATGAAGAATGTAAAAATTGTTATAACGACTGATCACGGCAGCATAAGATCGTTACGAGGAGCTAAAGTACTAGGGGATAGAGAAGCTTCAACAAATTTAAGATTTAAGTATGGCAGAAATCTTAAAGTTGATGAAAAACATGCAATTTTTGTGAGGAACGCAAGCGATTATAAACTTCCAAAGCGCGGTGTAACCATTAATTATATAATCGCCAAAGAAGATTATTATTTTGTTTATCCAACGGATTATCACAAGTTTTTAACTCATTATAAAGATACTTTTCAACATGGTGGAATTTCGATGGAAGAAATGATTTTACCAATCATTACTATGGAACCAAAATAA
- the tsaE gene encoding tRNA (adenosine(37)-N6)-threonylcarbamoyltransferase complex ATPase subunit type 1 TsaE, with amino-acid sequence MQFPYSLKSISEDDTILIADEFGKLLKPGMVVILNGDLGAGKTFFIKQVLKKFGVTNSNSPTFAIVNEYFGKETFYHFDFYRINKEAELLDIGIEDYFSNEQSIIFIEWGNLFPQVIPRKRIEISISFENDTQREFYFMEYE; translated from the coding sequence ATGCAGTTTCCTTATTCGCTAAAAAGTATTTCCGAAGATGATACAATCTTAATAGCAGATGAGTTTGGCAAATTGTTAAAACCGGGAATGGTAGTAATACTAAATGGTGATCTAGGAGCAGGCAAAACTTTTTTTATCAAACAAGTTTTGAAAAAGTTTGGTGTTACAAATAGCAATAGTCCTACATTTGCAATTGTAAATGAGTATTTCGGTAAAGAAACATTTTATCATTTTGATTTTTACAGAATTAATAAAGAAGCTGAATTACTTGATATTGGAATTGAAGATTATTTTAGCAATGAACAATCCATTATTTTTATTGAGTGGGGAAATTTATTTCCACAAGTTATTCCAAGAAAACGAATAGAAATTAGCATCAGTTTTGAAAATGATACTCAACGAGAATTTTATTTTATGGAATATGAATAA
- a CDS encoding DUF1573 domain-containing protein, whose translation MIRYFFVIFIVSAIAIMPQMIAPKVSVQQLSHDFGDISENEVVKHTYVISNNGGDLLKISDVRASCGCTAAKPDKSELKPGESTNLIVSFNSKGRKGPQSKTVTVVTNDPETPSITLSFKCNIVVSKTVENKYGAIIYLPETQHDFGKVPEGKKVEYTFSFENKGTESLTIKDVKTSCGCTAAVVSNSSIKPGEFGSIKVDFDTKNRSGRNSKSITIVSNDTKEPNKVITIYADVQKN comes from the coding sequence ATGATTAGATATTTTTTTGTGATTTTTATAGTTAGCGCGATCGCAATCATGCCCCAAATGATTGCCCCAAAAGTTAGCGTTCAGCAGCTTAGTCATGATTTTGGAGATATCAGTGAGAATGAAGTTGTTAAGCATACTTATGTTATTTCAAATAACGGTGGTGATTTACTTAAGATCTCAGATGTCAGAGCATCATGTGGTTGCACCGCAGCAAAACCGGATAAAAGTGAACTTAAACCAGGTGAATCAACAAATCTCATTGTCTCGTTTAATTCCAAGGGAAGAAAAGGACCACAAAGTAAAACAGTCACTGTTGTAACAAATGATCCTGAAACACCTAGTATTACATTATCTTTTAAATGTAATATTGTGGTTAGCAAAACCGTTGAAAATAAATATGGAGCAATTATTTATTTGCCTGAAACTCAACATGATTTTGGAAAAGTTCCTGAAGGAAAGAAAGTTGAGTACACTTTTAGTTTTGAAAACAAAGGAACTGAATCACTTACTATAAAAGATGTAAAAACATCTTGTGGTTGTACTGCGGCTGTAGTTAGTAACAGCAGCATTAAGCCTGGTGAATTTGGATCAATTAAAGTTGATTTTGATACAAAGAACCGTTCAGGTAGAAATAGTAAATCGATTACAATTGTTTCTAATGACACCAAAGAGCCAAACAAAGTAATAACCATTTATGCAGATGTGCAGAAAAATTAA
- a CDS encoding acetyl-CoA carboxylase carboxyltransferase subunit beta, which yields MPWFKRSKQNIADTTQQKELPAGLWDKCPSCGEIIHKKQLEINLWTCLKCDHHFRISSLEYVSFLFDKNSFKEMDKKMRSADPLEFTDTKKYADRISSTIKKLDLNDAVRTGTGKIDDREVAFACMDFQFIGGSMGSVVGEKIARAADKAYKSKIPLIVISSSGGARMMEGAYSLMQMAKTSARLAKLAEAKIPYISILTDPTTGGTTASYAMLGDINIAEPKALIGFAGPRVIKQTIGKDLPEGFQRSEFLVEHGFVDFISHRKELRNNLIRVLELLV from the coding sequence ATGCCTTGGTTTAAAAGATCGAAACAAAATATTGCTGATACTACTCAGCAAAAAGAATTGCCAGCAGGCTTGTGGGATAAATGTCCTTCGTGCGGAGAAATAATTCACAAAAAACAACTTGAGATAAATCTTTGGACATGTTTGAAGTGTGATCATCACTTTAGAATTTCTAGTTTAGAATATGTTTCATTTCTTTTTGATAAAAATTCATTTAAGGAAATGGATAAAAAAATGCGCTCTGCGGATCCACTTGAATTTACGGATACTAAAAAATATGCAGATCGTATTTCATCCACTATAAAAAAGTTAGATCTTAATGATGCAGTAAGAACGGGAACCGGAAAAATTGATGATAGGGAAGTTGCTTTTGCCTGTATGGATTTTCAATTTATCGGCGGCTCGATGGGTTCGGTAGTTGGTGAAAAGATTGCAAGAGCTGCAGACAAAGCTTACAAAAGTAAAATCCCGTTAATTGTTATTTCATCAAGCGGCGGTGCAAGAATGATGGAAGGTGCATATTCGCTTATGCAAATGGCAAAAACCAGTGCACGTTTAGCAAAATTGGCAGAAGCAAAAATACCGTACATTTCAATTCTAACCGATCCTACAACCGGTGGTACAACAGCCAGTTACGCAATGTTAGGTGATATTAATATTGCCGAACCAAAAGCACTAATTGGATTTGCAGGACCACGTGTAATTAAACAGACTATCGGGAAAGATTTGCCGGAAGGTTTCCAGAGATCTGAGTTTTTGGTAGAACATGGTTTTGTGGATTTTATATCCCACAGAAAAGAACTTAGAAATAATTTAATTAGAGTATTGGAATTGTTAGTCTGA